In the genome of Rhodoferax fermentans, one region contains:
- a CDS encoding CHAT domain-containing protein, whose amino-acid sequence MAEQLYKIRGTLSDTRAPRFGGVTPSHRLIPGAARDGAGDQIEVAGNTVVRVELDNGFALWSRVDDLTQEYGALPSRDAGAAWEFSRLTPRTSSGGERGLLGLAIRVLDFFGLDLAEKSARKLGQHFEQKLLGDHPPGLYQLDLSGDLTLRSLPDTSPIPSNQGPLLVFLHGTASSTAGSFGKLWEPGATEAARLRQSLAPVYGERVLALEHRSLTESPIQNALTLVKRLPSGAELHLVSHSRGGLVGELLALSGCPKLDQLLTPDKVQQLFAADRSIAPQLGLSPLSDTEAQARDADYHADRQHLLELVALLAQKQLHVTRFARVACPARGTTLASGRLDRWLSVLDYLVNAATGNGLFGDSLDFLLAVVKERTDPRTLPGIEAMVPGSALTRLLNGVPELVTSADLSVIAGDIEPGDGLWNTLKVLASDWFYKNEHDLVVDTASMGGGLTRLAPGARFRQDSGPKVNHFRYFSNEASIRWLGAALGRSDADSGGFLPLTAPPPAAPRCLAAATRSRSSPNKPRPIVVLLPGTMGSQLRVQDDTVWLDYWALLKGGLKRLAMDRPGISPVGLVDDFYGPLVEFLARSHQVELFPYDWRHSVRQAAARLASTLEPLLAQAERSGQPLRLVAHSMGGLVVRAMIADGGLGSAVWQRITRLPGARFLMLGTPNLGSYEAVRWLTGFNPTQTKLTLLDITQNTDQIIGLVARYPGLLELLPFAPSDPDFADTSRWDKLRQAIRASWATAPTAALQEAATTWQLLRSAPPDPQHMVYVAGCQPSTVIDYQLSPGPSWWRPEQKRLQFIATHEGDGTVSWQSGCLPGVPTWYAEDTAHDALCAQPRAFPGYLDLLVNGQTRLLPNTPPARARGAAGEERFVLPDTPPVDGMPAPGDISGLGWSGQALAPQATSEAALPPIEIAIRHGNLAYARHPVLVGHYQGDTVVSAEAVLDRQLGGALTRRLDLGIYPGPLGSNTVFLNDSASAKPAGAVVVGLGQVGALSPGLLEDSVRAALLDFALDVAHWPDPRFGEGGRPRSAAVTCLLVGTGSGGLPVADALEAILRAAVCANRRLADQGLDNRVLIDRLEFLELFEDIAIAAADALGRLVDNEALAGAVRWEAKAVETGQGGHRRVRFVASPEWYQRLEITEDTGRLRFVFPTDRARAEETLATGQLALAQSFVQIASQSTGHNSEASKTLFEMLLPLRLREMALQQGNLVVMVDAQTAPYPWELLENRWATGERPPAVAAGFIRQFRTSTFRQRPVHGLSNTALVIGNPDLGGSADFADLPGAREEAQQVAQQLSHNGYEVLDCVDQSSTPILEALHKNSWRILHLAGHGVHQYRRPGAVVGAEAISGMVMGADTFLTPGDIAQLRFVPELVFVNCCHLGRLDGPRPLDRLGLAANLGEELIRMGVRAVVAAGWAVDDRAGQVFATNFYQGMLSGDAFGEAVRRAREEVWTRCPDVNTWGAYQCYGDPDFRLHRDGSTTQTVWPDFGTPHELVVDLNNLSADLCAGGHTSHGSERIASRLARVPQAQAEQWLQRADVCAALGLAWGELREWQQALDWLDKALAAERGDCPMRVLEQHANFRVRLAQHSWRAARRLSPAKRESVRQQAVHNIDTAVADLQLLCQRSPSSERQNLLGSAHKRLAVLQTDASQQLDALRQMALHYQQSLLRHSDAYAFTNWLAATLLIAQRDTAPKLDTAGITAQLAQQRSALSHRLADNPNFWDAASLADLSLSQLLLQAASQPRRRAKVPAGTQAAPVLAAYRAAIGRASSPRELAALTDNLDFLLSLWSATDKPTRHLLEQLLESLT is encoded by the coding sequence ATGGCAGAGCAGCTGTACAAGATCCGCGGCACCCTGAGTGACACCCGCGCACCACGTTTCGGAGGTGTGACACCCAGCCACCGGCTGATCCCCGGTGCCGCACGTGACGGTGCCGGTGACCAGATCGAGGTGGCGGGCAATACCGTGGTGCGGGTCGAGCTGGACAACGGTTTTGCACTCTGGAGCCGGGTGGATGACCTGACGCAAGAGTACGGCGCCTTGCCCAGCCGGGACGCCGGTGCCGCCTGGGAGTTCTCGCGCCTGACACCACGCACCAGCAGCGGGGGTGAACGTGGACTGCTGGGCCTGGCGATCCGGGTGCTGGATTTTTTTGGCCTGGACCTGGCAGAAAAATCCGCCCGCAAACTGGGTCAACACTTTGAACAAAAGCTGCTGGGTGACCACCCTCCTGGCCTGTACCAGCTGGACCTCAGCGGCGATCTGACACTGCGCAGCCTGCCCGACACCAGCCCCATCCCGTCCAACCAGGGCCCGCTGCTGGTGTTTTTACATGGCACGGCCTCCAGCACAGCGGGCAGTTTTGGCAAGTTGTGGGAACCGGGCGCCACCGAAGCAGCGCGTCTGCGCCAATCCTTGGCACCGGTGTATGGTGAGCGGGTGTTGGCGCTGGAGCACCGCAGCCTGACCGAGAGCCCGATCCAGAACGCGCTGACCCTGGTCAAACGCCTGCCCAGCGGCGCCGAGCTGCATCTGGTGAGCCATTCACGCGGCGGCCTGGTGGGTGAGCTGCTGGCCCTCTCTGGCTGCCCCAAGCTGGACCAGCTGCTGACCCCGGACAAGGTGCAACAGCTGTTTGCTGCCGACCGCAGCATCGCCCCCCAACTGGGGCTCTCGCCGCTGTCTGACACCGAGGCCCAGGCACGTGATGCCGACTACCACGCCGACCGCCAGCACCTGCTGGAGCTGGTGGCGCTGCTGGCCCAGAAACAGTTACACGTCACCCGTTTTGCCCGTGTGGCCTGTCCAGCGCGTGGCACCACCCTGGCCTCGGGTCGGTTGGACCGTTGGCTCTCGGTGCTGGACTACCTGGTGAACGCGGCCACCGGCAACGGTCTGTTTGGTGACAGCCTGGATTTCCTGCTGGCGGTAGTGAAAGAGCGCACTGACCCACGCACCCTGCCCGGCATCGAGGCCATGGTGCCCGGCTCGGCGCTGACCCGGCTGCTCAACGGTGTGCCCGAGTTGGTGACCAGTGCCGACCTGAGTGTGATCGCCGGTGACATCGAGCCCGGTGACGGCCTGTGGAACACCCTCAAGGTGCTGGCCAGCGACTGGTTCTACAAAAACGAGCACGACCTGGTGGTGGACACCGCGTCCATGGGGGGGGGTCTGACGCGCCTGGCACCGGGTGCACGTTTCCGCCAGGACAGCGGCCCCAAGGTCAACCATTTCCGTTATTTCAGCAACGAGGCCAGCATCCGCTGGCTGGGCGCAGCGCTGGGGCGCAGCGACGCCGACAGCGGTGGTTTTCTACCTCTCACCGCACCCCCACCCGCCGCCCCGCGCTGCTTGGCCGCCGCAACACGCAGCCGCAGCAGCCCCAACAAACCGCGCCCGATTGTGGTGCTGCTGCCAGGCACCATGGGCAGTCAGCTGCGCGTGCAGGACGACACCGTGTGGCTGGACTACTGGGCGCTGCTCAAAGGCGGCCTGAAACGCCTGGCCATGGATCGGCCAGGCATCAGCCCGGTGGGGCTGGTCGACGACTTTTATGGCCCGCTGGTCGAGTTTTTGGCCCGCAGCCACCAGGTGGAGCTGTTCCCCTACGACTGGCGCCACTCGGTGCGCCAGGCGGCCGCCCGCCTGGCGAGCACGCTGGAGCCGCTGCTGGCCCAGGCCGAACGCAGTGGCCAGCCGCTGCGCCTGGTGGCCCATTCGATGGGGGGCCTGGTGGTGCGCGCCATGATCGCCGACGGTGGCCTGGGCAGCGCAGTGTGGCAGCGCATCACCCGCCTGCCCGGCGCACGCTTCCTGATGCTCGGCACCCCCAATCTGGGCTCGTACGAGGCGGTGCGCTGGCTGACCGGTTTTAACCCGACCCAGACCAAGCTCACGCTGCTCGACATCACCCAGAACACCGACCAGATCATTGGCCTGGTGGCGCGTTACCCGGGCCTGCTGGAGCTGTTGCCCTTTGCCCCGAGTGACCCCGACTTTGCCGACACCAGCCGCTGGGACAAGCTGCGCCAGGCCATTCGCGCCAGCTGGGCCACCGCACCCACCGCCGCGCTGCAGGAAGCCGCCACCACCTGGCAGTTGCTGCGCAGTGCACCGCCCGACCCGCAACATATGGTGTACGTGGCGGGCTGCCAGCCCAGCACGGTGATCGACTACCAGCTCAGTCCGGGCCCCTCCTGGTGGCGGCCTGAGCAGAAGCGCCTGCAGTTCATTGCCACCCACGAGGGCGATGGCACGGTGAGCTGGCAGTCGGGCTGCCTGCCCGGTGTGCCCACCTGGTATGCCGAAGACACCGCACACGATGCCTTGTGTGCCCAGCCTCGGGCCTTTCCCGGCTATCTGGACCTGCTGGTCAACGGCCAGACCCGGCTGCTGCCCAACACACCACCAGCGCGCGCGCGTGGCGCGGCGGGTGAGGAGCGCTTTGTGCTGCCCGACACACCGCCGGTGGACGGTATGCCCGCGCCGGGTGACATCAGCGGCCTGGGCTGGTCTGGTCAGGCGCTGGCGCCACAAGCCACGTCCGAGGCGGCGCTACCACCCATCGAGATCGCCATCCGCCACGGCAACCTGGCCTACGCGCGCCACCCGGTGCTGGTGGGCCACTACCAGGGTGACACCGTGGTCAGCGCCGAGGCGGTGCTGGACCGCCAGCTCGGTGGTGCGCTGACGCGTCGGCTCGATCTGGGCATTTACCCCGGCCCGCTGGGCAGCAACACGGTGTTCCTCAACGACTCGGCCAGTGCCAAACCGGCCGGGGCGGTGGTGGTGGGGCTGGGCCAGGTGGGGGCCTTGAGCCCGGGTCTGCTGGAAGATTCGGTGCGCGCCGCACTGCTGGACTTTGCGCTGGATGTGGCGCACTGGCCCGACCCACGTTTTGGTGAGGGCGGGCGGCCACGCTCGGCGGCAGTGACCTGCCTGCTGGTGGGCACCGGCTCAGGCGGGCTGCCGGTGGCCGATGCGCTGGAGGCGATCTTGCGCGCTGCGGTCTGCGCCAACCGCCGCCTGGCCGATCAGGGCCTGGACAACCGGGTGCTGATCGACCGGCTGGAGTTTCTGGAGCTGTTTGAGGACATTGCGATTGCCGCTGCCGACGCCCTGGGCCGCCTGGTGGATAACGAGGCCCTGGCGGGTGCTGTGCGCTGGGAGGCCAAGGCGGTGGAAACCGGGCAAGGCGGGCACCGGCGCGTGCGTTTTGTGGCCTCACCCGAGTGGTACCAGCGCCTGGAGATCACCGAAGACACCGGGCGCCTGCGTTTTGTGTTCCCAACCGACCGCGCCCGCGCCGAAGAAACCCTGGCCACCGGGCAGCTGGCGTTGGCGCAGAGTTTTGTGCAGATCGCCAGCCAGAGCACCGGGCACAACTCGGAGGCCTCCAAAACCCTGTTTGAGATGCTGCTGCCGCTGCGCCTGCGCGAAATGGCGCTGCAACAGGGCAACCTGGTGGTGATGGTGGACGCGCAAACCGCGCCCTACCCCTGGGAACTGCTAGAAAACCGCTGGGCCACCGGTGAGCGCCCGCCTGCGGTGGCGGCGGGTTTTATCCGCCAGTTCCGCACCAGCACCTTTCGCCAGCGGCCGGTGCACGGCCTGAGCAACACCGCGCTGGTGATTGGCAACCCCGACCTGGGCGGCTCGGCCGACTTTGCCGACCTGCCCGGCGCGCGTGAGGAAGCCCAGCAGGTGGCACAACAACTGAGTCACAACGGCTACGAGGTGCTGGACTGTGTGGACCAGAGCAGCACACCCATTCTGGAGGCGTTGCACAAAAACAGCTGGCGCATTCTGCATCTGGCCGGTCATGGGGTGCACCAGTACCGGCGCCCGGGTGCAGTCGTGGGTGCCGAGGCGATCTCGGGCATGGTGATGGGGGCAGACACCTTCCTGACCCCGGGCGACATCGCGCAACTGCGCTTTGTGCCCGAACTGGTGTTTGTCAACTGCTGCCACCTGGGCCGACTGGACGGCCCGCGCCCGCTGGACCGGCTTGGGCTGGCGGCGAATCTGGGTGAGGAACTGATCCGCATGGGGGTGCGCGCCGTGGTTGCCGCAGGCTGGGCGGTGGACGACCGCGCCGGACAGGTGTTTGCCACCAATTTCTACCAAGGCATGTTGTCGGGTGATGCGTTTGGGGAAGCCGTGCGCCGCGCGCGTGAAGAGGTCTGGACACGTTGCCCCGATGTCAACACCTGGGGCGCCTACCAGTGTTATGGCGACCCGGACTTCCGGCTGCACCGTGACGGCAGCACCACACAAACCGTCTGGCCCGACTTCGGCACACCACATGAGCTGGTGGTGGACCTCAACAACCTGAGCGCCGACCTGTGCGCCGGTGGCCACACCAGCCATGGCAGCGAACGCATCGCCAGCCGACTGGCCCGCGTGCCACAAGCCCAGGCCGAGCAGTGGTTACAACGCGCCGATGTCTGCGCAGCGCTGGGCCTGGCCTGGGGTGAATTGCGCGAGTGGCAGCAGGCGCTGGACTGGCTCGACAAAGCCCTGGCCGCCGAGCGCGGCGACTGCCCAATGCGGGTGCTGGAGCAACATGCCAACTTCCGGGTGCGCCTGGCGCAACACAGCTGGCGCGCCGCGCGCCGCCTGAGCCCGGCCAAACGCGAGAGCGTGCGGCAACAGGCGGTGCACAACATCGACACCGCGGTGGCCGACCTGCAGCTGCTGTGCCAACGCAGCCCCAGCTCTGAGCGGCAGAACCTGCTGGGCAGCGCCCACAAACGCCTGGCCGTGTTACAAACCGATGCCTCGCAACAGCTGGACGCCTTGCGCCAGATGGCGCTGCACTACCAGCAGTCGCTGCTGCGCCACAGCGATGCCTATGCCTTCACCAACTGGCTGGCCGCCACCCTGCTCATCGCTCAACGTGACACCGCGCCCAAGCTCGACACGGCGGGCATCACCGCCCAGCTGGCGCAACAGCGCAGTGCACTGAGCCACCGCCTGGCCGACAACCCCAACTTCTGGGACGCCGCCAGCCTGGCCGACCTGAGCCTGAGCCAGCTGCTGTTACAAGCAGCCAGCCAGCCACGCCGCCGCGCCAAAGTGCCTGCCGGTACGCAAGCTGCTCCGGTGCTGGCGGCCTACCGGGCTGCGATTGGCCGGGCCAGCAGCCCGCGTGAACTGGCCGCGTTGACCGACAACCTCGACTTTTTGCTGAGCCTGTGGTCAGCAACTGACAAACCCACGCGCCACCTGCTGGAGCAGCTGCTGGAGAGCCTGACGTGA